In Spinacia oleracea cultivar Varoflay chromosome 5, BTI_SOV_V1, whole genome shotgun sequence, a single window of DNA contains:
- the LOC110789474 gene encoding transcription factor CYCLOIDEA, whose protein sequence is MDHPIMFNPSSTTTTTTTTTTPSPILYVDNILNYLLDDLNPNYSNKQEDHYLTSYYQLPSPLIYNEIEGFVTNHDLQFLQQPSLLGNNLTEDGEHSSIFEVEHQNKVEGDENENENENENEINGIVEDCEVMNQTKDVVSHGGLSTKRKRSSNKDRHSKIRTAQGLRDRRMRLSLEVARPFFKLQDMLGFDKASRTVEWLLLQSKSATEEAVQSKNGSASDVTKCTTMSSTASDDCEVDSTIVVEGRKGGTSTPKVTKKGPKCVKKDEHKMKKKRTKEERKVAIERAKKRTLERMIQNQGGQVKEINHEFVDDADLKWIGALYQV, encoded by the coding sequence ATGGATCACCCAATCATGTTTAACCCCTcttctactactactactactactactactactactccaAGTCCCATTCTTTATGTGGACAATATATTGAACTACCTCTTAGACGATTTAAACCCCAATTATTCCAATAAGCAAGAAGATCATTACTTGACATCTTACTATCAATTGCCTTCTCCTTTGATTTACAACGAAATCGAGGGTTTTGTTACCAACCATGACCTTCAGTTCCTCCAACAACCATCCTTGTTAGGTAACAATCTCACCGAAGATGGAGAACATTCCTCCATCTTCGAAGTTGAACATCAAAACAAGGTCGAGGGTGATGAGAATGAGAATGAGAATGAGAATGAGAATGAGATCAATGGAATAGTAGAAGACTGTGAAGTAATGAATCAAACTAAGGATGTTGTTAGTCATGGAGGGTTGTCAACGAAAAGGAAGAGAAGTTCTAATAAAGATAGGCATAGTAAGATTAGGACAGCTCAAGGGTTAAGAGATCGGAGAATGAGGCTATCTCTTGAAGTTGCACGCCCGTTCTTTAAGTTACAAGATATGTTGGGATTTGATAAGGCTAGTAGAACAGTTGAGTGGTTATTGTTGCAGTCTAAGTCGGCAACCGAGGAGGCGGTACAAAGCAAGAATGGAAGCGCTAGTGATGTCACAAAGTGCACCACCATGTCCTCCACCGCCTCTGATGATTGCGAAGTTGATTCGACAATAGTTGTGGAAGGAAGGAAGGGGGGTACGAGTACTCCTAAGGTGACGAAGAAAGGCCCAAAATGTGTCAAAAAAGATGAGCataagatgaagaagaagaggacTAAAGAGGAAAGGAAAGTGGCAATTGAGAGGGCAAAGAAAAGAACACTAGAAAGGATGATACAAAATCAAGGAGGTCAAGTTAAGGAAATTAACCATGAGTTTGTTGATGATGCTGATTTGAAATGGATCGGAGCCCTTTATCAAGTTTAA